A genomic region of Raphanus sativus cultivar WK10039 chromosome 6, ASM80110v3, whole genome shotgun sequence contains the following coding sequences:
- the LOC108812132 gene encoding PI-PLC X domain-containing protein At5g67130 yields the protein MSACTNGLSRAVTLSLLLLLPFLSLSSACSNGNCQMLESCSSATDCVPGLYCGNCPAVGRTNPICTRGQATIPTSIINGLPFNKYTWLMTHNAFSNANQPPLPGVQRLTFFNQEDTVTNQLRNGVRGLMLDMYDFNDDIWLCHSLRGQCFNFTAFQPAINTLREVEAFLTQNPTEIVTIVIEDYVHRPKGLSTLFANAGLDKYWFPVSKMPKRGEDWPTVTDMVQENHRLLVFTSVAAKEEEEGVAYQWRYIVENESGDPGVKRGSCPNRKESQPLNSKGSSLFLMNYFPTFPVEKDACKEHSAPLAEMVGTCLKSAGNRMPNFLAVNFYMRSDGGGVFEVLDRMNGPVICGCETLAACQPEAAFGSCKNVTLQTRTPDMESTAGTYSGSVQFSRSLAAVAYSPNTILVLCFSWLPLIVFLL from the exons ATGTCGGCGTGCACCAACGGCTTAAGCAGAGCCGTAAcactctctcttcttcttcttcttcccttcttaTCCCTTTCCTCTGCTTGCTCTAATGGGAACTGCCAG aTGCTGGAATCATGCTCCTCAGCCACTGACTGTGTCCCAGGTCTATACTGTGGGAACTGTCCTGCCGTTGGAAGAACCAATCCCATTTGCACAAGAGGCCAAGCCACTATCCCTACTTCCATT ATCAATGGATTGCCTTTTAACAAGTATACATGGTTAATGACTCATAATGCTTTCAGCAATGCAAATCAACCGCCTTTGCCAGGTGTTCAGAGGCTTACATTCTTCAACCAAGAAGATACTGTTACTAATCAGCTTAGA aATGGAGTTAGAGGACTAATGCTGGATATGTATGACTTCAACGACGATATCTGGCTTTGCCATTCCCTTAGAGGCCAATGTTTCAACTTCACCgccttt CAACCTGCAATTAACACATTGAGGGAAGTTGAGGCATTCTTGACTCAGAACCCAACGGAGATTGTTACCATCGTTATTGAGGACTATGTGCACAGACCTAAAGGCTTATCAACTCTGTTTGCTAACGCTGGTCTGGACAAGTACTGGTTTCCCGTTTCCAAAATGCCTAAAAGGGGAGAAGACTGGCCTACTGTGACTGACATGGTGCAAGAGAATCACAGGCTCTTGGTTTTCACTTCTGTTGCTGctaaagaagaggaagaaggcgTTGCTTATCAGTGGAGATACATTGTTGAAAATGAAT CTGGAGATCCAGGGGTGAAGCGAGGTTCTTGTCCGAACAGAAAAGAATCACAACCTTTGAATTCAAAAGGTTCATCTCTTTTCTTGATGAATTACTTCCCGACGTTTCCGGTAGAGAAAGATGCTTGCAAGGAACACTCAGCTCCGCTTGCTGAGATGGTTGGGACTTGTCTCAAGTCAGCTGGGAATAGAATGCCAAACTTTCTCGCCGTTAACTTCTACATG AGAAGTGATGGAGGAGGCGTTTTCGAAGTTCTAGACAGAATGAATGGACCTGTTATTTGCGGTTGTGAAACCCTTGCTGCCTGCCAG CCAGAAGCAGCTTTTGGTTCTTGCAAAAATGTTACTCTTCAGACGAGAACACCAGACATGGAATCAACGGCTGGGACCTACTCAGGTTCAGTTCAGTTCTCGAGATCCTTAGCTGCTGTCGCCTATTCACCAAACACCATTCTTGTCTTGTGCTTCTCATGGCTTCCATTGATAGTGTTTTTGCTATGA
- the LOC108807458 gene encoding LOW QUALITY PROTEIN: uncharacterized protein LOC108807458 (The sequence of the model RefSeq protein was modified relative to this genomic sequence to represent the inferred CDS: deleted 1 base in 1 codon; substituted 2 bases at 2 genomic stop codons), with protein sequence MNDFPESDIPLSFEQLLYGDDWQMSDTYPTVDANANLLPLVEMNHGGLTIEPHPISVIYPMEETDEQWVQTQQAYGPVEIPMEEEQWLQTLMAYEPHFTYEEVMLNSEQLGDVGSGLDVNAVIDGNLNRRRYEDRSGEAEKCVICLDELKYNDDASKLACGHDFHFECIKNXXMVKNECPLCKQKAL encoded by the exons ATGAATGATTTTCCGGAATCAGATATTCCATTAAGCTTCGAACAGTTATTATACGGAGATGATTGGCAGATGTCGGACACTTATCCGACCGTTGATGCTAATGCTAACTTACTACCACTGGTTGAGATGAACCATGGTGGTCTGACAATAGAGCCTCATCCAATTTCAGTGATATATCCAATG GAAGAAACAGACGAGCAGTGGGTACAGACACAGCAAGCCTATGGACCAGTTGAAATACCAATG gAAGAAGAGCAGTGGTTACAGACATTGATGGCCTATGAACCACATTTCACGTATGAG GAAGTTATGCTCAATAGTGAGCAGCTAGGAGATGTCGGTTCTGGTTTAGACGTTAATGCGGTCATTGATGGGAATCTGAACCGAAGAAGATATGAAGATCGTTCTGGTGAAGCGGAGAAATGTGTGATATGTCTTGATGAACTTAAGTACAATGATGACGCTTCTAAGCTGGCATGTGGGCATGAT TTTCACTTCGAGTGTATCAAGAACTGATAAATGGTCAAGAACGAGTGTCCTCTTTGCAAGCAAAAAGCTCTTTAA
- the LOC108812134 gene encoding histone H4-like — MSFSMRLGQAPQAISFLSYLKFHQGLRGPFLVLCPLSVTDGLVSRKVLRDNIQGITKPAIRRLARRGGVKRISGLIYEETRGVLKIFLENVIRDAVTYTEQARRKTVTAMDVVYALKRQGRTLYGFGRF; from the exons ATGTCGTTCTCG ATGAGATTGGGGCAGGCTCCACAAGCAATTTCTTTCTTGAGCTATCTGAAGTTTCATCAAGGATTGCGAGGACCATTTC TTGTGCTTTGTCCTTTGAGCGTAACAGATGGTTTGGTGTCAAGGAAGGTCCTGAGAGACAACATCCAAGGAATCACCAAGCCTGCGATCAGGCGTCTCGCTCGCAGAGGAGGAGTGAAGAGGATCAGCGGGTTGATCTACGAAGAGACGAGAGGGGTTTTGAAGATCTTTCTCGAGAACGTGATTAGAGACGCCGTGACTTACACGGAGCAAGCGAGGAGGAAGACGGTTACGGCGATGGATGTTGTTTACGCTTTGAAGAGGCAAGGTCGCACTCTTTATGGGTTCGGCCGGTTTTAG
- the LOC108812135 gene encoding kinesin-like protein KIN-8B isoform X1, which produces MALALRVPTRVFVTELVRSLTSGLWVVHGLNATVFAYGSTGSGKTYTMVGTRSEPGLMVLSLNTVFDMIKSDKNSDYFEVTCSYLEVYNEVIYDLLEKSSGHLELTSSGRIQSRE; this is translated from the exons ATGGCTTTGGCCCTGAGAGTACCAACAAG AGTGTTTGTGACTGAACTTGTGAGAAGTTTGACTTCTGGTTTATG GGTTGTTCATGGACTCAACGCTACAGTCTTTGCCTATGGTTCCACTGGAAG TGGTAAAACCTATACAATGGTTGGAACACGAAGTGAACCTGGATTGATGGTTCTCAGTCTGAATACCGTATTTGACATGATTAAGAGTGACAAGAACTCTGATTACTTCGAAGTGACTTGCTCCTATCTTGAAGTCTACAATGAA GTTATATACGATCTGCTTGAAAAATCATCCGGTCATTTGGAGCTCACTAGCTCAGGGAGGATCCAGAGCAGGGAGTAG
- the LOC108812135 gene encoding kinesin-like protein KIN-8B isoform X2, protein MALALRVPTRVVHGLNATVFAYGSTGSGKTYTMVGTRSEPGLMVLSLNTVFDMIKSDKNSDYFEVTCSYLEVYNEVIYDLLEKSSGHLELTSSGRIQSRE, encoded by the exons ATGGCTTTGGCCCTGAGAGTACCAACAAG GGTTGTTCATGGACTCAACGCTACAGTCTTTGCCTATGGTTCCACTGGAAG TGGTAAAACCTATACAATGGTTGGAACACGAAGTGAACCTGGATTGATGGTTCTCAGTCTGAATACCGTATTTGACATGATTAAGAGTGACAAGAACTCTGATTACTTCGAAGTGACTTGCTCCTATCTTGAAGTCTACAATGAA GTTATATACGATCTGCTTGAAAAATCATCCGGTCATTTGGAGCTCACTAGCTCAGGGAGGATCCAGAGCAGGGAGTAG
- the LOC108808620 gene encoding LOW QUALITY PROTEIN: transcription factor ALC (The sequence of the model RefSeq protein was modified relative to this genomic sequence to represent the inferred CDS: substituted 1 base at 1 genomic stop codon), whose translation MGNSDEGDCLPAPSSSDELSSILRQVLSRSSTAQPSFSPKKMVSSAEMFNRTFTLVPGGAVSYAACAGPETRXGKCAFENKALAALNGVGLHPLRLPPTRLPTQTRITGTLEQELNLEILFGGSHSMVNREPPVATQEMFFSTTTLL comes from the exons atgggtaATTCTGACGAAGGTGATTGTCTTCCTGCTCCATCTTCTTCAGACGAACTTTCGAGCATTCTCCGGCAGGTACTTTCCCGTAGTTCGACAGCTCAACCTTCTTTCTCACCGAAGAAAATGGTTTCCTCCGCTGAGATGTTCAACCGAACCTTCACCCTCGTTCCCGGCGGAGCGGTTTCTTACGCCGCTTGTGCGGGCCCTGAAACTAGGTAAGGCAAATGTGCTTTCGAAAACAAG GCTTTAGCTGCTTTGAATGGTGTAGGCCTACATCCTCTGCGATTACCACCAACTCGACTGCCTACGCAGACAAGGATCACTGGGACCTTAGAACAAGAGCTGAACCTTGAGATTCTGTTTGGTGGTTCTCACTCGATGGTTAACCGTGAACCACCCGTAGCAACTCAGGAAATGTTCTTTTCCACAACCACTCTGCTTTGA